The following proteins are co-located in the Legionella busanensis genome:
- a CDS encoding cation:dicarboxylate symporter family transporter: MLFDLKKFKLLCVLLVVILFPLLAGQYIPTEVKSISYALSLSMKTILEFFMPFIIFSFVFSCLANLQKGALLFVCLLITCVFISNFTALMVGYSAGCVGLELFHFKAQATTTATQLLPAWQLHLKKLISNDIALLIGFFTGIFFSLWPTTWSKQMGVVLNRLANNFLKKVFIPLLPVFILGFLFKLEHEQVLHTSLHLYGPILILIILTHWLYLSFWYLIASQGKFKQFIFYLKNVLPATLTGLSTISSAAAMPVLLLSTEKNLNAEKARMLVPAIINIHTIGSAIGIPILALATLSTFHMPLPSLSTFVIFAFYTALAKYAVAAVPGGVIIVVAPILEAHLGFSNEMIGLITAIYLLCDPFGTAANVTGNGIFPILFTKLYEKLSNIKLPATPSTRKILVLNKN, encoded by the coding sequence ATGCTTTTTGACTTAAAAAAATTCAAATTGCTTTGTGTATTGCTGGTTGTAATTTTATTTCCCTTATTAGCTGGTCAATACATACCAACTGAAGTTAAATCAATCAGTTATGCCCTTAGTCTAAGTATGAAGACGATACTTGAATTTTTCATGCCTTTTATTATTTTTAGTTTTGTTTTTTCTTGTTTAGCTAACTTACAAAAGGGCGCCCTCCTTTTTGTTTGTTTATTAATTACCTGTGTATTTATTTCAAATTTTACAGCTTTAATGGTTGGTTACTCTGCCGGATGTGTAGGTCTTGAACTTTTTCATTTTAAAGCCCAAGCTACAACTACAGCCACCCAATTATTACCAGCTTGGCAACTCCATTTGAAAAAACTAATTTCAAATGATATTGCTCTTTTAATTGGGTTTTTTACAGGTATTTTCTTTTCACTATGGCCAACAACTTGGTCTAAGCAAATGGGAGTCGTATTAAATAGATTAGCCAATAACTTCTTAAAAAAGGTATTTATTCCTTTATTACCTGTCTTTATTTTAGGTTTTCTATTTAAATTGGAGCATGAGCAAGTTTTACATACTTCTTTGCATCTATATGGTCCAATATTGATTTTAATTATACTAACTCACTGGCTTTACTTAAGTTTTTGGTATCTTATTGCTAGCCAGGGCAAATTTAAACAATTCATTTTTTATTTAAAAAATGTTTTACCGGCTACTTTAACAGGACTAAGTACAATATCTAGTGCTGCGGCTATGCCAGTACTACTATTATCAACAGAGAAAAATCTTAATGCAGAAAAAGCTAGAATGCTTGTCCCTGCCATTATCAATATTCACACAATTGGTAGTGCCATTGGTATACCTATTCTAGCGCTAGCGACTTTATCAACATTTCATATGCCGCTACCGTCTTTATCAACCTTTGTTATCTTTGCATTTTATACAGCACTAGCAAAATATGCAGTTGCCGCTGTGCCTGGTGGGGTAATTATTGTCGTAGCACCTATTTTAGAAGCACACCTAGGCTTTTCTAATGAAATGATCGGCCTAATTACAGCCATTTATTTGCTATGTGATCCCTTTGGAACAGCTGCTAATGTGACAGGTAATGGTATATTTCCTATTTTATTTACCAAGCTTTATGAAAAGCTTAGTAATATTAAATTACCAGCTACGCCCAGTACTCGAAAAATATTAGTATTAAACAAAAATTAA